The genomic interval GGGGATAATATTTTGTCTTTGCATACTTTATAATATATGTCGCCATTGTGTTTATTTCTCTTTATTTTCCGCTTTTATATATTTTGCTATTATTGTACGATTCACGGTGAATAACTAGATTGTGTTTCGGTTGCTTACCTTCTTGTATGTTAAGGCGAGGATATATTTCTACTTATTTCTACATATTGGGATTTGTCCCCCAATAAGTGATTCTTACTCCTGATCCTTACGCTTGAAGGTCATGTGTCTTTTTTATACGAGACTGTAAGGTTTAAAAACCATCTGATAACACATCTAAATGATTTATCTTCTAATTCACATATACTTACGAACACGTGTTCTTATTAAAGTAACCTAGAAACTCATATATGCATTTTAAAATGATGACAATTTGATTTTGCAATCtactaaaatgatattttaaggAAAGAAAATGTCATCATTCGTGTAAAAGCATACGTATAATATAATGTATATGAAATGGCTTGTTGTATGAGCGGCGGTGGAGAGATAAAGGTGCAGCTTTATCGTTCACATTAATTTGTCTttcatatataataagtgtataCATATGGGGAATaagataataatataataacaacGGAGTCATAATGATATATGATTAAGGATAGTGTTGAGTAGTGGTGAgtggtgtgtgtgtgtgtaaaaGGAAGTAGGGTTCGAAAGAAATTGAGATGATAAAAGTAGAAATTCTGAAACTGAATAGTGGATACACACTAGTTTTAAGTGTGTGTGTCTTTAAGTGGCGAACAAGATATAATGATTTTTGTGGTTTTGTCAAAAAAGtgcaagaaattaataaaagacAATCGTGTTAATGTCAAAGAAGAAGACTAATGTAATGATGTCATAATAACAAaccatattatatttttcaggAAAGGAAGACTTAGTCGGATAGTCGAATTATTTGACTGTGGTGCAATTTATGTGAAAACGCGTTCTTTACAACTTattaaacaacaacaacaaatgcCGGTAGGCTTGATTTTCAAGAAGGAACCCAAGTATACAGGAGGAGCCCTGTTCCTGCTCCATGGTCTCCGTCAACCCACTCTCTTTTATTTGGGCCCAAAAGCCCACCGAGTCCTTCCcctctttattattctaattactttttctaataaaaaataaatccaatATATTAGATCAATTGTCTTTGCCAAGTCGTCAAAcctacttttctttcttttaacaACCGAGGATACAtagtttatacaaaataaataaataatattcatacatgcATGTGATTTATTGTAAGTGACGTAAAGGCCTCTTCGCCGAGGCTATATTGCTCTTGTtaactaataataaataataataatgtaacctattgttttatttattacaaGTAAGGAGATACAAATACAAAAAgttttatatctatatatatgtgaACATGCATTTCATTCCGATTAATATTCGATCGGTAACGATAATACAATTTGCAAACAAGAAAAGGGTCAAGCTTGatgatatatattaattatgaaattatcgGTTAGTATGTACGCAATTGGAAACCCATGcatgtattaaattatttatgttatataatatatataacaattaTTGATCCGTATTCACACACGTGAAAAACATCTTTCAATTTAAACGTTTTGAGTTTGATTAATTGTAAACACCTaaagaaccaaaaaaaaaaaacaaataacatgTTCAATTATATATCTAACTACACGGCTGAAATGGAGCAGAGAAAACCAAAACAAAgacaataaaaagaaaaggaaaaggaaaaaagaaatcgtgataaaataataatagttgTAGTTGACTCAGAAAAGGTATTGGTGGGTGGTGAGGTGAGTAAGAACAAGAAGTTAGAAGAAGGAAAAGAAGCATAAAGTTGGCTGTAGCTAAATGGTTTGAAATAAATTTGTCCATATAaatcatttattaaaaattcttTTGGTCATCGGATACGGTTTGACCACCCTTCCTCCCCCAACCCAATTTCCTACAACTTTCTCATTTTAGCGTTGCGTTTCGTTTCGTTTGATTTCGCTGTGTTGCAACAATTGCCTTGCCTTACCATACCTAAGAAGTACGACATCACTGCTGACTTTGACTTTTATTATCAATACCACcattataatattctattatatattatgtatatatataaacagcaCAAACTTCCTCATATCAATATATCTATATTTCCATTTCTAAAACTCCAATTATCATTATCCCACCCACTTTCCCcacttttctttgaaaaaagaAATCTCTCTCTCATTTTGGCATTAACTCAAGAAATATAAATCTAGAATCTGGCCAGCCAAAGGAGATAGCCTAGAGATCTAGAAAAAAAGATGAGGAGAAGTAACAGTGATAAAAggagaggaggaggaggaggaggagatcGTGAGATGACTAAGGCCTCTTACTCATCATCATCGAAAGATCATCAAGAACTGGCAGTATCATCCGCCGACGATGATGAAACTTCCTTCATGAGCAGAGGAGCTGGTTTCAGTGGTCCTCTCGAAATGAGTAAAAACAATCACAACAGTAAAAACAACAACGATGATGACGACGACGACGCCTACGTTGAGGTCACTCTGGACATCCACGACGACACAGTGGCCGTTCACAGCGTCCAAGCAACCACGACAGGGAACGAGGACCCTGAGCTTGCTCTGCTCACCAAGAAGACTCTTCACGACATCAACAAGTCCTCTAAATCCTCTTCCTTCGGCTCATCTCGTTTCCGTACAGCTTCATCTCGTGTCATCACTCACGTTTCACAGGAACTCAAGCGATTGGCCTCAAACTCAAAGAGATCTTCTTCCACCACTGCTAGTAGGCGCTTCAACCGCAACAAGTCCGCAGCCGCACACGCCTTGAAGGGCCTCAAGTTTATTGCCGCCAAGACAGGTGGCGCCACCGCCTCTGCCGCCTGGTCTGCCGTTGAAAAACGATTCGACCAGCTCACTGCCAATTCCGATGGCCTTCTTCACTCTTCTCTCTTCGGCGAATGCATAGGTACTACCTACCTCTTGTTTGCTCCCAAACCATATccataacttttttttattatggtaAATGTTAGGGAATGATAAAAGTTGAatagaatttaaaataataataataataataataatgacgtTGACATTACGTATGTGATTACGTTACAGGAATGAACAAAGAATCAAAAGAATTTGCAGGGGAGCTTTTCCGGGCACTGGCTCGGAGGCGCAACATAAGTGGTGAGTACATCAACAAGGCACAGCTCCAAGAGTTCTGGGAACAAGTCGCCGATGAAAGCTTTGACTCCAGACTCCAGACTTTCTTCGACATGTACGCGcttcacaattttatatatatgtattaataagTATTACACACAATTAATGCTAtcataacataataaattaaatgcgcACAATTTAtactgaaaattattaattattatgcagGGTTGACAGAGATGCTGATGGGCGAATCACAGAGGAAGAAGTCAGAGaggtaaaataatttattttatttattttaactaattaaCTATTATACATGGTCATTATCAATGTCATGTGTCCTGGTCTCGTAAACATTAATTTAATTACTCtgtttcgattttttgtgtttaCAGATTATCAGTCTCAGCGCTTCGGCAAACAAACTATCTAACATTCAGAAACAATCAGAAGAGTATGCAGCAATGATCATGGAAGAACTAGACCCTGAAAACGCTGGTTACATCATGGTTCATAATTTGGAAATGTTGTTACTTCAAGCTCCAAACCAATCGGTCAGGGTGACCGACAGCAGGATTTTAAGCCAGATGCTTAGCCAGAAACTGAAACCGACTCAGGAGAGCAATGCCTTGACTCGTTGGTGGGAGAGGACCAGGTACTCCTTAATGGACAATTGGCAAAGGGTGTGGGTTATGATGTTGTGGCTTGGAATAGTTTCGGGTCTTTTCACCTATAAGTTTATTCAGTACAAGAACAACGAGGCTGCTTTCGAAGTCATGGGATATTGTGTTTGCATTGCTAAAGGAGGCGCCGAGACACTCAAGTTCAACATGGCACTCATCTTACTACCTGTCTGCCGAAACACCATCACCTGGCTCAGGAACAAGACCAAGTTAGGTGTCGTTGTTCCTTTTGATGACAATCTTAATTTTCACAAGGTGATTGCTGCGGCAATCGTTGTTGGCGTGGGGCTTCATGCAGGGGCTCACTTGACATGTGACTTTCCGCGAATTCTCGACGCCTCAGAGGACAAGTACGAGCTCATAGAACCTTACTTTGGTGAAGAACAGCCTGAAAGCTATTGGTGGTTTGTTAAAGGAGTCGAAGGTGTGACTGGAATTATAATGGTTGTGTTGATGGCCATTGCTTTCACTCTGGCCACCCCATGGTTCAGGCGGAACAAGCTCAACCTGCCCAAGTTCTTAAAGAGGCTGACTGGTTTCAATGCCTTTTGGTACTCCCATCACCTTTTTGTCATTGTCTACACTCTCCTTATTGTCCATGGAATTTATCTCTATCTCACAAAGACATGGTATCAAAAAACGGTAagtaactaattaattcaattttagcTATATATTGATGATTCTATAAAACGAGTAATGTTCTAATGAATTACAACTGTTTGATTATATATGGCAGACATGGATGTATTTGGCAGTACCAGTGTGCCTTTACGCTTGTGAAAGGTTGATCAGAGCACTTAGATCAAGCATCAAAGCTGTTAAGATTCTGAAAGTGGCTGTATATCCTGGAAATGTGTTGGCAATTCACATGACAAAGCCACAGGGTTTCAAATACAAGAGTGGTCAGTACATGTTTGTTAACTGTGCTGCTGTATCCCCCTTCGAATGGTATGCatcattaaaaaatactaatctaACTTACCCTTTTCTTGCATTGTATAAGATTCAATATGAATAGACTAATTCATCATGAATATATGTTTGGGTATATGCAGGCATCCATTTTCTATCACATCAGCGCCTGGAGATGACTACTTGAGCGTTCACATTCGAACACTCGGCGATTGGACTCGGCAACTCAAAACTGTCTTTTCAGAGGTCAGCCAACTTAGCCTATATATAATCTCTGAAAGCATATCATGCGTATTCAtgtatatcatttttaatatgattatttgatgttatTTTAACAGATTTGTCAGCCTCCAACGGGTGGAAAGAGCGGTCTATTGAGAGCAGACATTCAAGTTGGGGGAAACAATAACCCGAGCTTCCCCAAGATTTTGATCGACGGTGCATTCGGAGCTCCAGCACAGGACTACAAGAAATACGACGTGGTATTGCTTGTTGGACTTGGGATAGGAGCCACACCCATGGTGAGCATTGTCAAAGACATCATAAACAACATGAAGGCCGAGGAGAATAGATCGAATAATCCCTCGTCTTCGTCAGTGTTCAGGACCCAGAAAGCTTATTACTACTGGGTGACAAGGGAACAGGGTTCGTTCGAGTGGTTCAAAGGGATACTTAATGAGGTGGCTGAGATGGACGAGAGAGGCCTCATTGAACTCCACAACTACTGCACCAGTGTATACGAAGAAGGAGATGCGAGATCAGCTCTCATTGCCATGCTTCAGTCTCTCCACCATGCCAAGAGTGGTGTGGATGTTGTCTCAGGCACTCGTGTCAAATCGCATTTTGCCAAGCCAAACTGGCGCCAAGTCTACAAGAGGATTGCTCTTCAACACCCTAATTCTCGAGTTGGTAAGAAACTAACCTTTAGAAACcgttaataattataaatatatttgtttataGTTTTTGTTCTTAAGGTTTATCTTAATTTCATAGCAATTAATGGTCATATTAATGTAAATGCAGGCGTGTTTTACTGTGGGGCACCGGCACTGACCAAAGAACTCAAACAACTGGCTTCCGACTTCTCCCACAAGACCTcgaccaagtttgagtttcaCAAAGAGAACTTTTGagtacatatataattaaatgttaattattAAGATTAGATATATCatttcattaattatttttttgtaatattattatcttAATTTCATTCGATCGATTCTATCAATCGTGTATATGATTGATCAAGTAGAGAGTAGTGGTGATCACTTTTGTAGTGAAAGAGAAAAAACGGTGACTAAGATGGACAGTGACACACTAGAGAGACAGAAAGTAGTACCCATCAAAGAATGTCTCACCACAGTTTAGAAAAGAAGCAAAGGAAAAAATAGTGGTGGGAGCTAAGCCATCCAGCCAGCTGCAAAATGCCGATAATTTAGTCTAGATCAATTGCATATACATACAATATAAACTTTTGTAACCTGGTTATTTTTCTaatagtgatttttttttcttgaatatcgtatatatagcatatatatatatatataagaagtgATAATGAATTAGCAGAGAAAAGCACTATTATTAAAAgtaacatatattttaaaatgtaagtGGAAAGAAGTGGTGCATTATAAAGATTGTAAGTGGTCCAAATTGTTACATCACAGTATCACACCATataagatataaacaataatTCATTCATAAGACGACAACTAAACGTTTTTGTGGTGGTATTTGGTTTTTGTTCTCAATTCGGAGCTGTAATATCTTCTCTTGGACTTTTTTGATGTTAATATCTTATCTTATCATCACAATTATATGAGCTATGAAGAGGCTTCAGCACGAGTTGCTATCGAACTATACCCGTTCGTTTGGTAAGCTTTTCTTTTTGACAAAATTGGGTAAGCTTTAAATAGCTGTTCGTTAGCTTTAAAATAAaaggtatatatttatagaaagtatattgtttttgtttgttttctttaGTGTTGGATAACTATAATAAATATAAGCTAATGAAAAACTCTTTTTatgaattataaatattattctaGCTTAGATTAgaacaaattaatattaattaaacttatttaaaaaatatattaatttaaattaataatatttcttgtaatcttcaacagaaaaaaaaaacgttaATTGCAacattatattaatatacaGAACGCACcgtatatttaatattttatatatataaagttattAGTTTTAACATATATAAAGAGAAGAACATGTACGGTGTCtggatatttaataaaaaacgaAGCCATGTGAACACTGAACACTCAGTTCAAGTgggacatatatatatatggaaagtCAATTTTGTATTGTTAAATTTTGGTATTTGGAAACTTATAGGAAGCTTATTTTAGCAAGGGCAAAAGTcttaacaaaattattttgacgtat from Cannabis sativa cultivar Pink pepper isolate KNU-18-1 chromosome 4, ASM2916894v1, whole genome shotgun sequence carries:
- the LOC115715205 gene encoding respiratory burst oxidase homolog protein D, yielding MRRSNSDKRRGGGGGGDREMTKASYSSSSKDHQELAVSSADDDETSFMSRGAGFSGPLEMSKNNHNSKNNNDDDDDDAYVEVTLDIHDDTVAVHSVQATTTGNEDPELALLTKKTLHDINKSSKSSSFGSSRFRTASSRVITHVSQELKRLASNSKRSSSTTASRRFNRNKSAAAHALKGLKFIAAKTGGATASAAWSAVEKRFDQLTANSDGLLHSSLFGECIGMNKESKEFAGELFRALARRRNISGEYINKAQLQEFWEQVADESFDSRLQTFFDMVDRDADGRITEEEVREIISLSASANKLSNIQKQSEEYAAMIMEELDPENAGYIMVHNLEMLLLQAPNQSVRVTDSRILSQMLSQKLKPTQESNALTRWWERTRYSLMDNWQRVWVMMLWLGIVSGLFTYKFIQYKNNEAAFEVMGYCVCIAKGGAETLKFNMALILLPVCRNTITWLRNKTKLGVVVPFDDNLNFHKVIAAAIVVGVGLHAGAHLTCDFPRILDASEDKYELIEPYFGEEQPESYWWFVKGVEGVTGIIMVVLMAIAFTLATPWFRRNKLNLPKFLKRLTGFNAFWYSHHLFVIVYTLLIVHGIYLYLTKTWYQKTTWMYLAVPVCLYACERLIRALRSSIKAVKILKVAVYPGNVLAIHMTKPQGFKYKSGQYMFVNCAAVSPFEWHPFSITSAPGDDYLSVHIRTLGDWTRQLKTVFSEICQPPTGGKSGLLRADIQVGGNNNPSFPKILIDGAFGAPAQDYKKYDVVLLVGLGIGATPMVSIVKDIINNMKAEENRSNNPSSSSVFRTQKAYYYWVTREQGSFEWFKGILNEVAEMDERGLIELHNYCTSVYEEGDARSALIAMLQSLHHAKSGVDVVSGTRVKSHFAKPNWRQVYKRIALQHPNSRVGVFYCGAPALTKELKQLASDFSHKTSTKFEFHKENF